CCTTTTTATACTTTTCTACATCGTCATCATACTGTTAAATTATCATTCAGTGCTCTAGACtgctataattatataattgtttttattaatttattaaatcgtTCACTATATTCGTTGATTCTTCAGCAGGCACATCCACCCTCGGGGTCCTTTGATTCATTTGGTGAATCCTTCAGCACAACCTCTTGCATATCTTCCGAGGGTTTATTTTCTGTCGAATCCATTCCGGGCAACGCAGCCGCTACACGTCTAAAAAGCTGCTTTACATTATAACCGGCCTTCGCACTCGTCTCGATAAACATCACATTCAGTTCCTTTGCTTTGCGTTCACCCTCTTCGGTGGACACCTGTCGTTTGTCCGATAAGTCTGTCTTATTGCCCACTAACATGATTATGACGTCACTACCTCGTTCCGTACGAACGTCATCAATCCATTTGGATGTTTGGTGGAAagaatttgtatttgttatatCGTAGACAACAACCGCTACAGTAGAATCACGAATGTATGATGGGATAAGTGAGCGAAATCGTTCTTGACCGGCAGTATCCCATAATTGCAGTCGTACGGTTCGATCTTCAAGGTACAtggttttcgaaagaaaatCAATACCAATTGTCGCCTGATAAGTATTGTCGAAACTATCGTACATGAAGCGTGTGATCAGCGAAGTCTTACCGACACTCTGCTCGCCAAGAAACACAAGCTTAAATTTGCGCAGGGGATTACCAAACTCGCCGGAtgacattatttaaatataagctGTGTAAATGATTGTATTActtaattagtttatttttccTTCTGCACTAAATATATCACCTTTATAGCCCCTTCTTAATATGTTGCTTATAGTTCACTCCTTTACGTATTCTTCTTGCACTTGTCTTCGTCGACGTTGGCGTActtgctttctttttttttctctcaCTGCTGACCTCTTTGCTTTGGGttgggttttttatttttaatgcactattaaaaacttttttcacaCGACTATTACCGCTGATGATTTGTTTTTCTCCTAAATTATTTTACgcgtattttttgtaattaatttgcaatatatagCTTTATAATTTTCACCTACACTTTTTCGATCGCTTTTTCATTAGTCACCGTCAGCAATCTTTCTATAACGTTTGATTTGCACTACTTTACCGACATGTGTCGTGTTAATAAACTGTCAAataggaaaataataatttcacttctCTTTCTTTTTCCAAAAAGGGTTACCATTTTCCTAAAATAATTTATGGAAAATACTACTTGATTTggattgaaaatatgtataaaatttatatttttattaaaacggcAAGAAGtaaaattcaattattgtaTTAATTATCCAGATTTTCAATCTAATTATccgaataactcttgccaagtATAAAATTATGCAGTGCCCATTGGTAATATTGCCTACAATTAAATTCTTCAGCTAATATCTATTATTTGTCGAGTTGCAATATTATACACCgttaaaatgaattaataataGCATAGTATCTGgactatttcttaaattttgggcaaatatattaattagttatttcatatagatacaaagCTACGAACTAAAAtcaatttaacaaaattgttttacagatctgaaataattaaaataaatgaaataataatattaattagtcATTACATGTATGCACTTTTATATACAaagctatatttatataaaaataaatgttttttttttcattttattgtggTCGTTCAGATCTTTCCCGCAATCTTCCGATTTCCAATTAATAGCTTGGCAAGGCGGATATTAATAAagtaatgaataaattaaaaattggatTCCGCTTTCTTATCTAATGACTTTTAGTACGAATTGGATTGATAAGATAACAGCcttttatatttacacatatattaATATCGTTAAAAAACTTCACAGATTCCAAGAATTTACAAAGAAACTCCGATGTGAGATTTGTTATTCCTTTGTTACCGTGGTTGTACCTCACAGTTAACATTTGGCGGCATTAGGGTTGAAAGACCCCAAACTGCACAATATTTAAGATGTACCCTATGGAGATCTCGATTAGGTTTAAATGTTAGAATCCACTAATAAGGGAAAACAAGTTTTACAAATTGCTGTgagtgtatataatttataatttgttattagatattattttttaatataacaactTAAGACATAGACTATATtatctttttgttttaataagatttttttatttgcgaaGACTTTAAAATTAAAGTCATATGACTAACAACAATGAGTATATTCGACATAATAGTACTGGTAGAACATATGGCACATGATTCATACAGCCTGAATAAAGTGTAGCCCAGAGggctgaaaattattatattgatgTCATAAATTTGCGACACTAAAGCACATAAGTTTAAAATTATCGTACATTTTTAATTAGATAACTCTAATACTAACtgatatatatgatgaaaagaCCACAATAACAATGCTAATAATTTATTGCAACATTTTGGCAGGCTAAGGGAAGGTATATACCGATTTTAACCCTTTATTGACAGCCAACCAAATTGTGGTCAACAAATCACGTACACTGCACTGAATTTGGATTGTTTAGCTTAatgattgaaattaattttataaaagctgCTTGGATCAGTTCTTATGAAGCAAgatgaagtattaaaaaaaaattgttcatttcgCTAGTAATTATTGGCGATCcatatttagctttattttttAGCAACGTTGGGGAACTACGCGACACAATTCTAGCGAAGGAACATTTATAGGTTGATGTAACGAATAAGGAATTGGaactttaaattttgattttgaaaaaaactttgCCTTCCCACATTTTCTAAGTACGGATAAGTAAGTGGAGAAAACAATTAACGACTGTTGCTGCTATGGAAGAGCGCATGTTGTGAGAGTAACGTAAGAGCAGAAAGTTTGCAGTTCGggggtaataaaaaatttaaatgttttagttGAGTTGTATTGAGGCGATTATCGGTAAGTATTTACTCTGCATTTAGTATGATAAGATAGTGGACTTTTCTTGTTATTATACGTATTCGCACAatgcaaaacaaagaaatacgaaaatatgaatagatgtatgtacacacatacattcattttgtagaaaatttaaaaatttaaattaatatatatatatatatataaatatatcgtaATTGCATATATACTATAAAAGTAGAAATATGGTCAATAAAGCTTTCCGCGATCAGTTGCGTTTATAACTTCAAACTATTTATAATGGCGGTACGCTGTTCTTTGATCTTGGCATTCGTTCTTTTTTGTCAACACGCACTCAGTTTTACTCCAACGGAAAACCTAGTGTGTGGACGCGTTGTAGGAGGcactgcagcagcagcacaagCAGCGCCTTATATTGTCTCGTTTCAACAGAAGGGTGTACATTATTGTGCGGGTAGTATTTTGAATACTCGTTGGGTACTGACGGCAGCCCACTGTTTGACCTCAAAAACGCAAGTACTAAGCAGTGAGCTCATCGCTGGCAGCAACAATGTTAATGGCGCAGGAAGTACCACGCAAAAGGTTGCAATAAAATCGTATGTGATGCATGATCTTTATACCGGCGGTATAGCGCCTTATGACATTGGTCTGGTGTATACAGCGACAGCTTTTAGTTGGACGAATGCAGTTAAGGCAATAAGTTTACCATCATCTGGTGTTGTGCCAACTGGAAATGCGGATTTATATGGTTGGGGATCGATTTCGACAACTTCAGTACCATCGTATCCCAGTGTGTTGCAAGTGGCTAAAAATATACCAATAATCAGCGAATCGGCATGCGTTACAGCACTAGGATCTAAAGGTTTGGATGTACattctacaaatatatgtacggGCCCGCTAACAGGAGGAGTTGGAATTTGTACATCTGACTCGGGAGGTCCTTTGGTGCAAAGTCAAAATGGTAAAACTATTCTAATTGGTATTGTTTCATGGGGAAAGCTACCGTGTGGGCAACCCAATTCGCCATCTGTTTACGTTCAGGTGTCAGATTTTATTTCATGGATTTCGTCCCATCAAAAAtcgtaatatttgaaaatttatagatttttataactttaataaaatgcaaaaaaaaaaaaaaaaacaaaataaacaatatttatttctaacaaGGGTTCTTAtcttttatattaaaacatcaaacacaatttttatgACATACTTGGACCAAATCAATGTTATATTAAAATACCAGAGAATCGGAATTACGGAATCActatattagatatatgagGCCAGGGAAAGTACCACACCCAATTTATCCATCTTTAGCACATTCTTCTGgaaaatatgtgcatatgtatgtttcagGAAGATTTTGAATGAATTGATCGATAGTCAGTCTTGAgcactaaaattttgaaatttcgtaTTCAAGGTCTTGAAAAGATATAACctactatttttatatgaaaagtgGACGAAATTTCATTCCGGTATGATATTTGGGGTTTTATTTATCTATTGTAATGTCAATTAATCGAATGGAATTAAATACGGGCCTATGggtagtgggcgtggttatagaCCTATATTGccattttcaaaacattcaGGATGCCAAGGGTATGTAAAAATGGTCTTGAAATTGAACGGGTGTTTGCGGATGTACGAGATTTCACCTGAAAGTGGGCGATGCCGTTGTATGGAGAGGCTGACGTaagtattatccgatttcacacGTTTTCGCAACGTATcaataaataatagtaataaatgcGCGCGCGTGTATTTGGATGACAACAATgttgaataatttaattaaatttaaataaatcgaatttgaaatataaaaaataaaattattttagttataaattatCGGATTTGTATTCGGTATAAACAAGAGGATATCGAATGAATTACTCAATGAAAATTGTAGCCTGGCAAccatatttaaataatgaacTGCTTTATCCACACAGTTGAGCCGTCGAATTGACAAATGttaattttgcatttgcattctttgtgtttttgggTGGTAcaataaaactaatatttggAGTTTCTCCCCaccataatattaaataaagtagttaattttgtaaatttaatattttgttgctaaCAATCTAACACCAAATAGTAAAATATGGCCGATGAACAGAACATTCTTGATGCTCAGAAACAATTCGCTGATGTGGACATAAATAACGGCAGTGCCTCAGGTGCAGAGGATGACGAGGAAGAAGAGGTTCCAGCACCTGGTTCTGTCGACAACGATTTATTTGCCATAACACCAACAAGTGAAATTCATGTAAGAAcacttttacattttaaatgttcAATAATGTATATATCCTTTAATGTAACCGAACATCATAATATGTCCGAAATTGCTCACTGACTCACAAAAATAGTGGGCGGTGTCTCAAATATAAGACAATTTCCATACGCATTAAATTGTTTATCACATCAATTTCTGATATGAGTTGAAACTTCACACTACTGCAGTTTCATAAATCGTCCATATGTAGACTTGCCATATACAATGCTTGCCGGTATTGAGATCTGCAGTAGTATTCTATAATATAATGTaagcactgttgttgttgtttgtgcaacagcaattgtaatTTGTTTGCACTGTGACAGACGTAAATGAAGCAGTCTTATCAACAAATATGTAATGCTTATGAAATTTCATTGGGGGCAATGAATTCGTTATGCTCAATGTGATTAATATATCAACACATATGTAACTTTTAGCAGAAATATTAGTAATTATGTGTTAAAAAGCATAACATCTCAAATGTTATAATGCATATCAATGGAGATTTATGgtaagatatttatttaaaatcaattattttttatagcgcCGTATCTCATCAAGTAATCTCGAAGATGTGCTTACCGACAATGGTGACTATTTCATAGAAGTAACGGTGGCAGAGCCACAAAAAGTCGGTGATGGTATAGGTTCATATCTTACTTATAAGTGAGTATCGagaactatttattattttatatttcatttatatatgtatgtaatataattcATGTTCCATAGGGTAACAACGAAAACAAACATTCCGAAATTCAAACGCTCTGAATTCAGTACAATGAGAAGATTTAGTGACTTTTTAGGAATACACGATGTACTGTCAGGAAAATATACAAGACTTGGTAGAATTATCCCACCAGCAccatcaaaaaatattataggtAAACAATTACAATGatcaaacaaaaacattacaatAATACCTAAATCAcaactgaaaattttaaaactaaaaattgtatttctatctttaatataacatttgtaatcaatatataaacaaggcggtaaatattattattagcaAACAGAAACTTCAGATGCTTAATACTTTTGTTTTAGGTAGCACTAAAGTGAAAATGAGTCCACAACAAACGGAGCCCGGTGCACCGCGAAATGCCGAATGGGTTGAAACGCGAAGAGCTGCTTTGCAACGATATGTAAATCGTACAGCCCAACATCCGATGTTGCGTGTAGATctcgatttcattaatttcttggAAAGTGATCAGGTAAATAAACTTGTCTAATGGtagtttaattaatatttaacaatGATTTATTCAAAGGAACTCCCTCGTGCTGTTAATACAGCAACTCTCAGCGGCGCCGGTGTCATGCGTCTTTTCAATAAAGTTGGAGAAActgttaataaaattacttaCAAAATGGATGAAAGCGATCCCGTAagcataaatttacatattatgtTTTCACCTAAATTAACTAAGATGGTATTCTGTATTCTTTGCTCTTTTATAGTGGTTTGATGAGAAAATTACTGAAGTGGAAAATTTGGATGCGAATCTACAAAAATTGCATTCAGCGTTGAAATCTCTTGTTAACACACGTAAAGAGTTATCTGCTCTGACTGGCCTAGTCGCCAAATCGGCGGCCATGCTAAGTACTTGTGAAGAGCACACCGGCCTGTCGCGTGCACTTTCTAACTTAGCTGATGTAGAAGAAAAAATCGAATTGCTGCGTTCAGAACAGGCCAACTCAGACTTTTTCATAATGGCAGAATTCGTAAAAGACTACATCGATCTATTCAGCGCTGTTAAATCTGTATTTCATGAGCGCGTCAAAGTATTTCAAAACTGGCAACATGCACAACTACAATTGTCGAAGCGACGAGAAAATCGAGGTCGCTATGAACTTGCTAATCGGACTGACAAACTGGAACAAGCGCAACAGGAAGTTGAAgaggtttgaaatataaaatttatatatgtaatttattttactgATGTCAACTCTTAATTGCAGTGGCAAACAAAAGTGCAACGCTGCCAACAACAGTTTGATGATATATCggcagaaattaaaaaagaaatggaaCGTTTCGAGTTGAACAGAATACGTGAATTCAAAGTAAACACGATGAAATATATTGAGGATCAGATGGCGCATCAACAACAGGTgcgcataaaaatttattgaaatatattaaaaaaattaaaaaaaatgttttttctttgCAGATTATTTCATATTGGGAAACTTTTATACCGTCTGCACgagaaattgtttaaataaaactgtgtgtACGTCCTCAGCAAACGCTTAAGTGCAGAATCCTTGTGTGAAACgccttttatatatgtatgaaaagtaaaaaactaattaattcgCATCAAAGCAGGATATGCTTTTACAAATCTtttatatatagcatataaaaGCAAAGGACAGAAGTTCTGTGTATCTACGTTCCACAAagtatttttgattaaatattatttttttttataatttttgtaaagtattcaaaaaaaattgttaaaaaaaattaatacatgtaTAGGCTTATTAATTGAGTGTGTGCTCAGTtagttaagaaaaaatattgaatatttaaaatataacataccaGCATGATAAAAATGTTAGCtctattatacataaatatgtatgtatatctcaagaatattttgaaaatttataaatgaatatataaaaattacgcaaattgaataaataaaattgtaaataatgcaatttacactatgataaattatttatagGGCTTTTACACACATTTAGGTATGAGTTTGGTGTGAAAATAGAAAGATAAACCAAATATACAATTTCTGATATAATTGACCGGCGCAATACTTTAGAGTTAaactatgttatgttatattcgACCAATGATAACTCCATTTAAAATTACTCATATACGTTTTCTAAAACTAAAATGGTATTATTGTAAGTTTGCTAAGTAATGTCGTCATCTTATGCTGTTCCACAACTGTTGGGTCTACGTAAAGGTTACTTTTTAGCCGATGGTACCCAGTGTCAGGCTTTGACTTGTGTTAACTCAATGTAAGCAAGTCGTGATATGTCCGATAGAAATGTGGATTGGAAGTTTATACACATAAGTGGAGTACCTACCCCGAAAAGGTACAGCCTTCATTAACGTAATTTTGCAgtctaaataaatacaaattttatttatgtaagaaTTAACAAACCTTAGTGAATTAATTCTGTAATTGCTCTTTTTTATCTATCCAATGAAGTCAACAAATTTGCACACATACGCGTTTCCATATACACATCCTTAAGGATCGATTGCCTTTGAATACTTTCCTTGCTTCCTACTAATCCTCTCGAATTTACGCCGTGTGAATCTATTTCACTGACATTAAAAGAACACTACGAAATCCATAGCTTTAATGCACatatttcacttagaattttgagcttaattgaaaaatattcttaatattataagtggtattttattttaaaattaatattgaaatatatccgaatattaatttaacacTTTTGATTTGACACAACATTTTCACAGAAAAACCCGCGCAACTTGTCAAAACTccaataagaaaaaacaaaaagtgaaactGAGATCAagacaaaatacataaaattatagggtacatctacatatattttacaatattgcAGATAATTTACACTATTGTAAACCTGTTACAAAATTATTGGTACAAAAAATCAAagtataaattacaaatttaatatttattaattctagTGGCAACCATCGTGCTCATGTAAACATATGATTCTGACAgttctttatttattaattgatttCTATCCATTTCAACAGATTTGCAGTTGGTTAGGAATTAAAAAAGTCATGGCGTGTACAAAACTCTACAGTGGGCTACAACTTTTAAGTCGTAATTCGACTAGCCGTGTTCTGAGCTCATCTATCGTCAATTCAAGCCGCAATTATAGCAACTCACGCAATGATTTAGAAAAATCCACACACACTGGACAGGTGTATATCATCAAACCATCAGCCTATTACGCAaacattatacatattttctattttgtttttgcatacaCATAATAAACTAATGCACTTTTGTAATTTAGGTTTTTGACAAGGAAGATTATCGCAATGTGCGATTTGTTAATGCCAAACGATATGTGAACGAAAATTGGGGCATCAATTTGATCGATGAAGTACCACCAATTGAAGTTACAGACCGTGTTGTCTATTGTGATGGCGGTGATGCGAACTTGGGTCATcctaaaatttacataaatttggtAAGCGGATATAAGTGTATTTAATGcatgtttatgtttgtttatattgcGAGTTtcgattaaatgtttttttcatatttcctcGTCT
This portion of the Zeugodacus cucurbitae isolate PBARC_wt_2022May chromosome 3, idZeuCucr1.2, whole genome shotgun sequence genome encodes:
- the LOC105218345 gene encoding ras-related protein Rab6 gives rise to the protein MSSGEFGNPLRKFKLVFLGEQSVGKTSLITRFMYDSFDNTYQATIGIDFLSKTMYLEDRTVRLQLWDTAGQERFRSLIPSYIRDSTVAVVVYDITNTNSFHQTSKWIDDVRTERGSDVIIMLVGNKTDLSDKRQVSTEEGERKAKELNVMFIETSAKAGYNVKQLFRRVAAALPGMDSTENKPSEDMQEVVLKDSPNESKDPEGGCAC
- the LOC105218344 gene encoding trypsin delta; this translates as MAVRCSLILAFVLFCQHALSFTPTENLVCGRVVGGTAAAAQAAPYIVSFQQKGVHYCAGSILNTRWVLTAAHCLTSKTQVLSSELIAGSNNVNGAGSTTQKVAIKSYVMHDLYTGGIAPYDIGLVYTATAFSWTNAVKAISLPSSGVVPTGNADLYGWGSISTTSVPSYPSVLQVAKNIPIISESACVTALGSKGLDVHSTNICTGPLTGGVGICTSDSGGPLVQSQNGKTILIGIVSWGKLPCGQPNSPSVYVQVSDFISWISSHQKS
- the LOC105218343 gene encoding sorting nexin-2 — its product is MADEQNILDAQKQFADVDINNGSASGAEDDEEEEVPAPGSVDNDLFAITPTSEIHRRISSSNLEDVLTDNGDYFIEVTVAEPQKVGDGIGSYLTYKVTTKTNIPKFKRSEFSTMRRFSDFLGIHDVLSGKYTRLGRIIPPAPSKNIIGSTKVKMSPQQTEPGAPRNAEWVETRRAALQRYVNRTAQHPMLRVDLDFINFLESDQELPRAVNTATLSGAGVMRLFNKVGETVNKITYKMDESDPWFDEKITEVENLDANLQKLHSALKSLVNTRKELSALTGLVAKSAAMLSTCEEHTGLSRALSNLADVEEKIELLRSEQANSDFFIMAEFVKDYIDLFSAVKSVFHERVKVFQNWQHAQLQLSKRRENRGRYELANRTDKLEQAQQEVEEWQTKVQRCQQQFDDISAEIKKEMERFELNRIREFKVNTMKYIEDQMAHQQQIISYWETFIPSAREIV
- the LOC105218351 gene encoding NADH dehydrogenase [ubiquinone] iron-sulfur protein 6, mitochondrial — its product is MACTKLYSGLQLLSRNSTSRVLSSSIVNSSRNYSNSRNDLEKSTHTGQVFDKEDYRNVRFVNAKRYVNENWGINLIDEVPPIEVTDRVVYCDGGDANLGHPKIYINLDKPGPQICGYCGLRFVKKEGHHH